The region CTAGGTGACCAGTTCCTTCAGTGAGATTTTAgaccagttctgccttttcagctCATCTCCAGTGCACTGGGACTTGCAGTCCCTGCTGCTTCCATGGGACATCAGAACTAGGAAGGGAGGTATAGGAGCAGGTCAGTGGTGCCAGAAAGCCAGGATCAGTCTAATATAATATTTCCCTCTAGGAACACCCGAGAGGAAGGAAATTCTTGGattctgaaagctagtcaaaatgtttttcttatttattaatctttaaaGTGGACACTCTTTATCTAGGAAGCAGATCACTCAGTAGCTCTCGCTACAGAAATTTCCGAGACACTAATatctggtgggttttttttttgcttttttttcagctCTTTTCTTTAGCCCCTTTGCTCCACCTTCGCCACAAGAGCTCAAATTTGTCCTGTGGCAAGACCCTCAATGTACCTTAGGTGGCTGATACTGTTCCCAGAAGTGCTGGAAAGGAGAGGATAATTGAATATAGGGCATTTTAGAAAACCCTTAAGTGGCGTGACAGATGGAGTGGGTGTGATGAGTGAAGGTCTTCCTGTGTTTGGACTACAAcagcactttggggggggggggggggggggggggctgtaacaAAACCGGGAGAACTGAAAGGTTATGCTTATAAACAGCATCTTCAGAGTGTTCAGTGCAGTCACAGATCATCCAAAAGAGAAGGGGGAGAAACGCCCCAGGCTGGAGAGACAGCAGATGCTggctccccccctcccatcaccaGGGGGCCACAGACCATTCTCTTGCTGCAGCTCAGCTACATCACTACTTTGGCAGTTTCTGTTGCTTAGCAACTTTGCAGCAGCTAGATGCTGATGGGAAGAAATTTCACAGGTGGTGGCGGACAGAGATGAGAAAGCAGAGCAGATCATGTTGGTGTCCATTCAGTAACACAGAGTAAGCACCCttcactcaaccccccccccccccccaccaccaccagtctGTGCTAAGCCTCAAAGCatgctctctcccctttccatggGGATTGAAGGCTGTATCTACAAGTACCAAAGTCtgtgaaaattaaaaagacaGAGGGAAAGGGTCTTGAAAAAAGTCAGAAGTCCTCACAGGGCAAtatgagaaattaaaaaaaaaaagcctctccTCCCGTGGGTAAAAATGGGCGACATTCTAGGTGCCTGTGAATGTTCTGCATTTTCCAGACATTTGCCTTGCTTGGCATACTGCAGCGGTGAAAGAGTGCAACACTTAGGCTGCACAAGTGGAGAGAGACTCTGCCTCTCCCATGCTGGAGgattgagggagggggggggggggtgctaaatcttctctgcttctctctgGAGGCTTTTCACTTGCTTCAGCATGTTACATTAGTATAACATCTTGCATCCTAAACCAGAAACTTTGCAAAAAAGAGACAGAGGCAACGTGTCCCTCAGAGGTTCAGAGTCAGAAGATAACATCCATTTCTCAAATTCGTTTAAAAGTCCACAATGTACTGTATATTATTGCACTCCATACATTTGCTTTATACAGGACATTATAAAATGAAACAGATAAATGCTTCTGCAGGGCAGAGGTAGGGGAAGCTGGGGAGTACCACAGGCTTACCTTGTGTAGGTAAGACCTGAGAAGCTCTTCTAGCTGACATAGCCAATGCCCTCTCCTTTCTCTCACATATAAATCTATTCCCTGTCTTCCTGTGACAGGTATCTGCTTCAATACTATAAAATAAATGGGATCTAGGCTCCAATCATagctctgtctcctgctccttagGCTAGGTATGGCtagaaggaaaggaaaagatgACATCCAGGGACATCCAGTAGCCTCAAAATAGGCAGCACGTAAATAGCTCTGTAGGTAGATGCATCAACATCTGCTAGAACAGATCTGCTGCAGCACATGAAGATACACTTCTGAAACTTTCTTcattacacacaatgcaatgTCTGAAACAAAATTCACTCCACACAGAAATTCATCAAAAAACATAAAGCCTTGTTTTATTAAGCTCACTCCTTCACAACACACACTCGGTTTGGACACATATACAGTTCAGCGGGTGGTCCATTGGGAGGGGCGCTACACATACCACTGGAAGCCAAAGCGTTCGTGAACGAGCTCTTCCCGGGGCCTAAGATTGTACAGCTCATTTAGGGATGGATTCACCCAACGGTCAGTATGGAAGACAGACTCTCCAACCTGCaaagagaaagagacagatcCTTTCTAAAAGTGCAGCCACAGCTCCTGCAGAACAGCTCATCCCCTTCTCCAGAGGGAGTCACTGACCTGCGCAGAGAGTAACAGGAAGCAGAACATTCACTTTCTTACACGGCTTTCTTTCCAGAATGGTTTAGAAAGCAAATACTTTAAGATTTATTTTTCCTTAAAAATGGAGAAATATTTACTCAAGGGGCACTTGGCACTTTCTAACCACATTCAGACCATTatttttcctgggggggggggggggggggtaaagggcaGACAAAGCTTCAGCTTCATACACAcactgatctctctctctcagctgtctcATGCACACGGGAAACCAAAGTTTCACTTTCGCTCATACACAGACACAGCTTCTTCATGTCTCATTCACATACTTGGAAAATTTGCACTCAATGCAAAACCtgataaattttataaaatactgcaagCTGAACAGCACATCAGAACTTGTGGGAGTTTGGTACAATTAATTATGAGGATGAATGCACAGCGGTTCACAGGTTAAATCTTAATGCAGAGAATCACAGTGCAGAACGGTGGATCAGTCACATCTGACACCGGTTATGCTTAATTATATGAGAGCTAGACCAGAGGAAATGTGTGTAAGAGAGAAATTGCTTCCACAGGTGATAGAAACGCCCCCATATTAAGAGGGGTTGGGAAGGATAGTTAGCTGGTATTTCAAATCTAGCAAATCAGGCCTTTCTATTGCTCTTGGAAATGAACAATGCTCCAGTTCTGTGAAAAGGGAATATGGGAAAATGAGAGCACAACCACCCTTCACTGAACTCAGAAGTGCCCGAATGCAAGATGTAATTGAGACCTCTTAAGTTTTTAATGAAGTTTTCAGTGACTTGTAAATGTACAGAGCTTCACCTGTGTTTTCTACAGAGGCTGCTACCTGTGCTGCATTGTCAAACAGCAAACACTTTGAGTCAAGTGGCTACAAGCTGCTGTCACTCAGATGGATATAAGCTACATCTGACCACCTCTTGTGGTCTACATTATGCCGAGTGTAGCAATGATTGTACATGTGTCTTGCGGCAAATCTTAGTTGATGGTGTCTGTAATTTTTAGAAAATCTGAATAAAACAAGATGCAAAGAAACCAAACCAAATGTAAAGAAACACTGCATTCCATCAATCTCGCCTCATCAGGGGAAGAtgcaggaaggagagaggggagctGACAGCACaaaccttccagccaggaacatcTTTCATGATGATAGCTTCCTCTTCCAGGTTCATCCTCATCTGCCGCAGAAGTCTGCACAGAAGGGAGAGCAGCTCTCAGTTCAGCTCATATGGCAGTTCCTAGCTTTCACCATGTAAATGTCCCACACAAAGCCTGCACTTAACAAGCTCATCATGAATGTTACTGGAACAGAATCCTTCTGCCCTGACTTACATTTGAGGCAAGACCCATGTTTTTGTCTGAAGAAGAGATCTGTGCAGTCTCAAACACttagcacaattcttttatttcTCAGCCCACACAGACTCCAAGACACCCTCACTGTTCATATACATGGACCTAGGTCTAGGGATGGGTAACAGCAGGGCAATTAAATTACCAGCAGAGGCAAATTGCAAAATTATACAACATTCAGTGCTGTAATGGGAGACAACCATCCCAGGATTCCATAATACATTTCTCAGGCACACACCTGTCATGTGATGATACAAGAGCTTAATGGATGCAGGAGGTACTTTTACTTAGGACACAGAATGCCCAGAGAGTTTTGGACTACTATACAGTGACACAATTACATGTTGTGACAAAGGCAGCACTGTATTGTTTTGGATCTAAGTTTTAAGACTATCCTTGGAATATTTTAACACTTTTCTCTAAGAGGCACAGCTGAATCATAGATTCCCCTGAAGTGCAGGCAGGACCTCAGTTTCTAAGGGGTCAAGGAAAAATAAATTGTAACTACAAGAGATAGGgaaattggattggatttattaccttgtttatttttttatagtttcatggtagtcctattattaggacTCAATGTACTGTTttctgtagcgctatagaaatgataagtagtagttttcaagtttacctcatttattgtatttattttatatttggtcattttactattgttatgttgttaataaaattgtaagttttatgttaaactgtacctgctgtacctgaTTTACCTTGGGTAAatcttcataaaggtagttaataaatcccaattaaaaaaaattaatataccgCTTGATACCAAAGTTTTAAAGCAGTGCACATTTaattaaaataaagaacaaagaaatacataataaatttaaaaaaaataatagcatTACACAATTAATTACTGTTAATACAGCAGTGATCCATACAGCAAGGAAGCAAgacctattaaaaaaaacattttcaaagatCCAAGTTTTCAAAGCCTTGTGGAACCCAAGATAACTAGATATGCTACTAACATTAACTAGAGCAAAGGTAGGCAAACTCTGTCCCCTGGTGGCAATTAGGGATACTGCAGCCTCAGAAGCACAGGGCAGCTGCTGATGCTGTTCCTGGAAGTGTATTAGGGAAACCTTATTATTGTTAGTATAGCTAGGTTATCCattctgcacatgttttaacaaaagTCTAACAGATTACAACTATTTTCCATAAAAAATAAAAGGTGTAAATATTTTACATAAAAAAATAAGTCTTGCCTTCTATCCTTTTCTGCCTGAAGGAGGGGAAAGAGGGCAATGCGAGTCTCCAGGTCCTCTATCTGGAAGCGCCTACAAACAAAGTGATATAAAGGCTGTGTCAGAACAAAAATATGTATTGAGGGATCCAGGAGTGCTCTTCGAGCTTGGCATACCTCCTCTCTCTGTTCCATGTGAATATTCTCCAAAATCCAAAGACCAAAACACCAATACCAGCTGCAAACATGCTGTAACCTGCAGAGTAGAGAGGAAAGGCCCATGTGAGAGCTCAGGATCCACCAACTCCACCAAGCTGCAGCTCTGCATGCCAATTTGGGGGCTCCCCACAACCCAGGCAGGATATGTGACACACAGAATATTAATTTCTAGACCTGCCACCTGGCTCCAAATTCATCAACACTGTTGTCCCGGGTCTACACCATTCTAGACATTATGCAAGATGTGCTGGCAAATGTCACAGGACCCTACAGCTACCCACATGGGAAAGACATTTCAAATAAAAGGCTCAAATTCAATCTTTTCTATTACTATATTTGATCTGATGCAAAAATGTGAAGGGGGTGTTATATCCGAGAAACAAGCCAAAACTGAGGACACATTAATCTTCATAAACAAACTACTACTATTAACCAGTTGCCTGACACTAGCTGGTGCTACCATCTGTGTGCTTCCTTCGAGTACTGCTGATTGAATGATCCTGGTTATATTCTCTTTATGAACAAGTTTTATATGACTGACCGGATTACTTTTGCCCAACACAGCCTATTGTTGAGGTAAAACGCAATTCACATTGGGTTACTGTAATCTTGATTTTGCTGGATTAAAGACCTTCTACTCTTTGAAATGTGTATTCTGCCTTCTTTTTGGACTGCGTAATACTATTTTATGTATGCCCAATAGAGTCATGTAATACAAGAGGAACATCTTGCTACATCCTCTCACGTAATATCAGATACATAATTTTACATGCTTTTAAAgcagagcagaaaaaaaatcccaaccACCAGGTTGTCTGACCCTGGTGCCAGTTGAAATTGGGTGAAGTACTGTGGTGATTAACCTTGGCAGGATCTAGAGACCATACAGCACTACTGTCAGAGGATAAGGCTTAGGTTGTTGAGCGCAGCAGAAGCTACAGCTCCTGGTCATGATGATGGTGAGGCCCATCAAAGAAATCTGATCACTGTAGTAAGCAGGCCAGAAGCAGGAGATTATGCCTACAAGGAGGGCACTtggaaacaggagagagagagagaaaggaggagtCCAGAAAGGGAGAATGACTGAAGGAGGATTAAAATAAAGGAAAGCATAAAAAACATGAGACTatagaaaaaaactaacaaaaaaaaaaaaaaaaccaatgccCTAGCTCCTCA is a window of Microcaecilia unicolor chromosome 11, aMicUni1.1, whole genome shotgun sequence DNA encoding:
- the NDUFA13 gene encoding NADH dehydrogenase [ubiquinone] 1 alpha subcomplex subunit 13 codes for the protein MAASKVIQDMPPSGGYGPIDYRRNLPRRGLSGYSMFAAGIGVLVFGFWRIFTWNRERRRFQIEDLETRIALFPLLQAEKDRRLLRQMRMNLEEEAIIMKDVPGWKVGESVFHTDRWVNPSLNELYNLRPREELVHERFGFQWYV